The sequence CCCCTGTCACTGGCTATCTTCCTCTTCAGCACCTTGGTTACTGCACATCTAAATGAGTGCTGCAGACAACAGCATGAAGAAAGTGGACTCCTACTGCCCCCTCACACTAGCCAATAGTTGTATTTGTTTggtcaatatatttttttgggaaaaaaaaacgtgtgtgtgtgcagggggaTTGATAATACTGCAGATCAGTTCACATTGCACAGACATTTTCACAAGTACTCAAACTACCATCAATACCCTGAACTAGCACCTAATGCTATTCGTACTTAGTGATCAACTCCAATTGTCATTTACTCACCCCATGAAAATTAGATCTGACTGGAAGTTTGTAAACAGCAAGCTTTACAGGGAGAGCAATGCAGAACAAATCAGTTACTTCTGTAGTCTGTTCTAATTGTTTTAGTTTGAAAAGTATCTCactacacaaaataaattttctctAATAGTTCACTTCAGCCTCTCACTTGTCCCTCTAAAAGGACTATAGCAGGCCACATGAGttttctcttcccccttctGCTGCCTTGTGGCTGATATTCAGCAGAAAACATGGAGCATTATGGCTCTTTCATAAAGGGCAGGCATCAAGTGACAGCTGGGAAAGTTTCTCCTATGGTTCCCCTGAAATACCACTGCAAGCCACCACTCCAGCTGAAGGCTTCATCTGAGCTTCTGTAACACTGACAAGCCTTTGGGAACTAATCTTTCCTGGAAAATGAAGTCACTGCATCAAGTCAGCTGTTAGCTTTGCAAAGGTGCTGTCTCAGATAAGGACTCGCATGAACAACATTTCACAGTTATTAGAACTAGACCCTATAAAACTAGTTAGAAGTACTTTGAACATTCTTAGCTCCTGTTAACTAGGAAAATAGTATatgaaagcaagatttttttattagctTGAAGTATCATTTTATTCAACTGATAAGAAATATCATAATACATTATGCATCTGCCAGTTATAGTCCATTTTAGTTGGTTCCAAAACCTAAGCAGTAAATGGGAAGACAGTTTATCTAGTTAATctgaaaaaacaacatttcacaCAACCAGTACTGGAGCCGTCAACCGTATAGTAAATCCAGCATTAAGTTATGGCTTTGCAGAAAGTCATGAAGTTAAATTAGAACACATCAAGAGCCATTTTCCAAAGATTTATTGAAGTAGCGACAGGTTGCTCATACTGTGctggaaaaagcagttttattgaATTCAGATACTTAAAAACAGTATTGCAGCACAAGATATTGCTATTTGTAAACTAGACTCCATTGTAAACTCTAATCCTTCAGGGAGAGTCAGTTTGCAAGATCTAAGACCTATTTCCTAGCATAATAATCTTGCGCTCatggaaaaactgcagaaaggcACTTGAAAGCTGTTTCTTCCTTTAAGACATGGACTTTTTTAAACCTTGCTGGTAAGAATTTCTCCTGCATTAAGTTTGCATCTTCACTTCAGCTTTACTCCAAGTCATCATGGTGCTGGGAAGTTTCATTAATAACCTGTTGAAAAGGATAAATACTTGTGTTGAATTTAAGTATCAAGACAGTTGAAGAGTTAGAATTGGAACtagcagcacagaaatgaacAAACAGATATCAACCATCACTTATAAATGAGGAGGTCTAGTTGGTTAATGGGGTGAAGAAATCATTTAAACTTTGACTTGGTCTGAAAACAGTGCTTTGCCTCTAGTTAGTATTTCTGGTTTAGTGCCACTTCTTCCCTGGTGGTGGTGGAAGTCTCTTCTGAGAACTGCTAATTCATCTGAACTTAAAATCCTCTCTAAACAGCAAACTGGCAGCTACTCAAGTTTTTACTCTCAGATGAATTTTGTGATCTGTTCCTTGAAAATCCATTTGCTACATCTGCATGTAAAACCATGCAGCTTGGACTGCCCCAGATGCTGCTCTCCTCAATACTCACTACCACATACACACTGCACTGACCAGCAGCCCAAGTTACAGCACTGTACAAAGTAGCCAGCCGTGCTAGGAATAAACCCAGGAATAAAGCCAGAAGTTACTACCAACCTGTCCATCTCTAGTTTCCACAGTCTTAATTAGAAGTGTCCTCTTTGAGTGAGTGTCAACCATTGGCTGAGACTCAATGTTggtttctgcagaagaaaaatatattattaataatctAGATGAAGAAATGAGGAATAACAGTTTAGGATGCACTTTCAGAATCCCAATCTAGTATAGTGGGAAGTCTTCTGctctttgaatgaaaaaaaaaaaaaaaaaaaaaaactcatcttCCTTATTCTCATCTTATTCCTCCTAAAGAATCTCAGCAGAAATCTAAAGCAATCACTTGCTAGGTACCAGTATTTGTAATGCCTGCATCCAGAAACAAAGTACCTCCTCCCATCCAAGGTTAAGTGCAAACATTGTAGTTTTATGTAAGAATATTCATACACATGCATTTATACCAGTTCAAACACTAGAGTTCAATGAACTATTTAAGACTTGTGCTAAAGAAAAGGCTCCCAGCAATGAACAAAGTGAAGCGGCTTACCTCTCAGGTTCAAAGAAGCAAAGGTTGGAATAGGCATGTtaatcctgaagaaaaaagaatcaaatcAGACACTGGTACAGACTATTTTCTATCAATTACTGTTTAGAGAAGTGTCTGCATGGGATTTTTACctgctctcttctccctccagcAGTTTTCTGTAGGTGGCAATCTCAATATCAAGAGCCATCTTTACATTCAGCAGGTCCTGGTACTCACGAAGATGGCGAGCCATTTCTTCCTTCATGTTCTGAATCTCATCCTGCAGACGGCCAATAGTGTCTTGGTAGTTAGCAGCTTCAAGAGCAAAATTCTCCTCCATTTCACGCATCTGGCGCTCCAGGGATTCATTCTGGAAGAGAATAACAAGATAAGGCACTGCTACAGTTCATCCACTCCTCCCCACCCTCAAGGCCTGTAAGATTTCAAGAACGAACAGGACAGCTGAATTACATTAGCGTCCTTTCTGAAAATGCCCAGGCACATCCTAGATGTGTCTCCTTATCCTCCCCTTGAAAAGTCAGGGTGTTATTCTACTGCTTGATCAGAGGTGTGCCACATTTGTTCTACCAGGTAGCAAAGCAAACCCTTACAGTAAGTCTAACACTTGCACTACAAGTCAGCACACAAAGTACTCAGTGAGGGGATTTACAGATGTAGTTAGATCTATTTCAAGCCAGCCTTTCAGGCAATCAGCTTCCAGCAACAGCAAGATCTGCACCTCTTCCCTACTACTGCCTCAGGCTTTTTGTATAGCTTCAGCTGTACCTGACAGACAAGTGATAAACACTCTCAGGAAGCATTATACGAACAGTGAATATTATGGCAAGAGTATGAactccttttgtattttttataccCGAAGACAGACTAGTTCAGTGTATCAATCTGACTAGTGCACTGTAGCACATGCAGGCAAATGGAACCCAAAGCATCTTTTTCCAGGAGTACTGGTGTGCTGCTGTCTTGCATGGGAGATCAGCTGTAGTCACATCTATCCATTGAGCTACAGCACAGTGCTTAAAGCTGTAGTGGAAAGAACATCCTGACAATCACTGTCTTCTACTTACGCTTCCTTTAAGGGCATCAACTTCGCAGGTGAGAGACTGAATCTGTCTGCGGTATTCATTAGCTTCTTGTTTGGCCTGACGCAGGGCATCATTGTTCCTGTTAGCAGCTTCAGAGAGATCTGCAAACTGGAAATCCCCAGTTTGGTTAGCAAAACACTTCAACAGAAATGGTTTAACAGACTATTTTTGGACACAATTTGGAGGCAGCTGAAACTATTTCAAGTCCTAACACCTGAAACAGTTCAACATTACACATAAAATGTCTTCCTATTTCTATAGGATTATTAATGTCTCCCAtcttttcatcatcttttcacccattcattatttttttctccagtataTCATCAACAGCTGCCTCCAGCTACCAGAATAGAAATATACACCCTTTAGTTTAATGCTGTGTTTACAgcaaacattgatttttttccagctcttcacAGACCAGGTGTTTAAAGACTACCCTGTTCCATAGCTGTACTAGTgtccaaaacaaacagcaaagctgttaGCTGAAGTTGATTTGAGTGCCTGCTGGATCTGAACAATCCAGCAACAGATTTTACTTACTTTGGACTTGTACCACTCTTCAGCTTCCTGAAGATTCTTAGCAGCAACGCTTTCGTACTGTTGGCGAACATCACGCAGGGCAGCAGTAAGATCAGGCTTGGAAACATCCATATCGATCTGGATGTGCTGTTCCTGGAGTTGGGCCTGCAGTTCTCGGATTTCCTTAGAGAGAAACAGACACTCGGTTAATATCTAACAATATACACAACATATAGGTTAGGACCCTGGGCCAGAACCAGCAAAGAGTTTGCTCGCCCACTTGACCAACAGCACACAATCACAGACCTCATTGTTCAGCTTACCTCATCATGAAGCTTCTTCAAGAAGACAATCTCTTCTTGCAGGGACTCAACTTTGCGCTCAAGATCAAGGCGTGCCAGAGAGGCATTGTCAACATCCTGATGAGAGAGAGAAGACCAATTAGCAATCTTACAGAACTGTCATATCATGGAATCTTCTATGGCAAGTTCAGTAGCACACAGACTCTTCCTACATCCAAGTTCCTTGGCAAGACAAGATGAAATCAAGACCAGCGAAAAACCTCCACCTTTTTGCCAACTCCTACCTCAGCCTCAGAAACGATTATATGCACCTTTATCACAACTTTGGTAGCTACACAGTATAAGAAGATGTCACCTTTGCTATGGCATTGCTAACCACAACCAAGAGCACACAGATCATGGTGGATGTAAACCCTGCTCAAAGATACAGCACATACCTAGGTTACAAGTGAGTGCTAAGCTCTTTTAGCTTGACATCACTGAAAACAAGTTCGTCTTTCAATTTTTAGGCTTCCACCTTTCCAGTGGGGCTTCAAAGTGTAACCCATGTGCCCAAATGCCTAGCAGGGAGCTTAACTTCTTGTTTATCTCCTATGGACTCCTCAGTAGCCAACTGTACAGCCCCTTGGGTCCACAGACCACAGCTTGAAAACATGGCTAAAGCTAGAAAAATATATAGGAACTGCAGGCCAGCACTACCACAAGTAGTTCGCCAGATCTCCCCTGAGAAAAAGAAGGTATGAGGACAAAACACAAATTGAGTTAGTCATTGCTGCCTACACCCTCAAGTTAGCTGGCAAAGACTCCACCTTTTGCTGGACGGAGATAGTCTTAATCAACGGCAAAAATTCATTTAAGGCACAACAGAAGATATGTCATAAATGTTACGTGGGAGCAGCTTGAATTCGTTCAAAACATAACTGACACCTAACCATTGATTGGtaactttttacattttaaacatgGAAGTAAAACAATTCATTTATAAAGGGGAAGACCGATCCTTTCATACCGGCTGCATGCTTGTGCTCCTACGGTATTAGCCTAAGTCCCAGGTTTTCACAGCCTGCTTCAAAGCCTTTCTGGATTTGTCCAGAGCATAAGCATTCTTAATCAGCAGTGCTTGCTGGTATGGCACCTTTGAAAAtagaactgttttctttagGCTACTAGAAAGCCATTGCTTGCATTATTGCCATTTAGGGATTAAGTTCTTGCACCAGAAGAGTTCTCTGGTGTTCTTTCCCAGCAGAACGCCCCTTGATGTGTTATGAAGCAACTTCCCTACCAACTCCAGCTGTACACCCACAGCTCATCTTGGCTCTGTTTTCCAgtccagagggaaaaaaaatccttaaatcaTTTGTTCTCCTCCCCAAAAAACTTGAAGATCCGTCTGGAATGAAGCTACATGACTATGACCTAATGCTTACACCATTAGGCAGACTTTTAAAGACTTCCCagaagatcttaaaaaaaaaaaaaaacaaatactgtagACTGACTTTTTCCTAGACCTGAAAAACTACAGAACTTTCAGCAACTTGTAATTGAAAGCATCTTAAGTTGAAGGCTCATTCAATATGCAATGTGTTTTactacattcatttttattcagttgGATGCACTTCTGCATTCCCTATTTCCTAGATGGATAGAGAGCCATATAAATGAATAAGCTATTTATAGCCCGAGCAAGCGGGGTTTAAGTCATGCATACAAGTAATTGAACTGTGTATTGATTTTATCCTAAGAGATTCTTTAATGTCAGCCACATAGGAGGGTTGAATGTGCTtgctgatttcagaaaaagctCTCATCAGCCAGAAGCTGACCCATTATAGTCTTGCCATAGGGTCAGgttcttttccttgctgctggaaTAGTTGACAAAGCTGCAGTAACTTTCTCACTAATGCAGTAATTCTCACTAATTACAATTCCTCTTTTGTTCTGAGAAGTCACTGAACCTCCATGTTTATTTTACGTAGAACACCCCACAGCATATGTGAAAATTCATGtgtcttttcttcagaaaactagAATTTTAATTCAGCACCTCTCAGTTAAACAGTCTACAGTAGGCAGCTTTTGGACATGCTAGTTCAAATAGTTgttcactttcttttaaaatactgaagtgtACAACTGCTCCAGTAAGGTAAATTTGAAGATCATCAGAACAGCGAAGCATCTCCTGAAGCATTCCAAATCTAAGCATATACACCCTTCCAGTGCCAGAACATAATGGTTTAATAATCACTTTTTTCCACAATGGAAAGCACAAGAGGGTGTTTCAGCTCCAGCATTGTATGAACTGTATTTCACATGTCGGAACCACTTATACTGAAACATACTTAGTCTTCAAAATCTTGATGTTAAACCTACTGTTCTCTGgtaagtaaaaaagtaaaaattaagtATTATTCTGGTTCAAGTCATACTCATTAGCATGTACTATTTATATCATCACTGCATTAGTGCTTCAGACTGATCTGTAGTTCTTACACATAAGCTACACCTTAGAAGTTAAACAGGTACAGTTCAAGCTGCACTGCTGCCACAGACCAGCTGGAGGCTGAGCTTCTGAATGAGCCCTCACTGCAGCGCAGAGAAGTGGATAATGAACATGGGATACGCACAAAGCCAAGCTCGCTTGAAAGCCTGGAGCCTTCACAAAGTTTAATCGGTTTGAGACAGAGGTAGACATGCCTTGAAGTGCACCAAATATTTATGCAAGATTAAGTTAGCCTTAAGTCAAAGGAACTTTTGACTGAATGAATCTGAATAGATTAGATTCTctagaacaaaaaaagagaaatggttTTGCATTGAACTTCACACTACTTTAAATTGACTTAGCACTAGTAATTGAGCAACTATAGTTAAGATGGTGTCTTGGGTTGTTTCAAACTTCAGAGCCCAGAATGGTGGCAGAATGGGTGGACTTGCCAGGCCAAATGAGAGTAGGTGTCTCAATTTCCACACTACCTGATTGAGACACCTACCCTCAGACCACAGTTACAGTGTAGTCAGAAGCTTTGGGCAGGGAAATACTGAGAATCAGATGGTGACTTCCTGAATGTTGGTATCTACCACTGCCTACAAAGAGCTCTGAGACTAAGTCAGCGCTGGAGATACTGGGCAGTCAGCTCCAGCTAGGAGGAGTGCTAGCAATGCAGCAGTTTTAGGAAAGATACCTTGTTTTGAGAAGGCACATTCCTAAATATCTCCCAGTCCAAACAAGGCTTAACCCAAgctaaaagctgtttttgtgCAAATCAAAGCCTGAGCTCAGAACTTTTTAACACTACACAGCTGGTTCTGGCCATCGCTTGAGTTTTAGATTATCCGGCCAACATCATAGCTTCCTTACAGAGACTGAACTCCAGTGCAGCTTGTTTCTTACATTAACACCTTGGTTCACAGGGGATGAAACACCACATTCCTAACAGGCATCACACGAATACGGACTTGACTGCTGTGAACTTACCCCAGGCACGAATTGCCTGTTTCTGATCAGACACCGCCGATACAAGAGGCTAAATTTGAAGCAGTTCTGAGAGGGCACCAAGCGATGCAGTTCGCAGAAAGGACGCTCTACCTCGTACAAAACCTCAGCCCCACACCCGTCGGACActttcccccccaaaaacatTACACACCCGGTAGGAATGCAGCCCCCCGCGCCCTCCCCCCGACACAAAGCGGGCTATTATCCCGGCCTGTAAAGCCCCGATCTGCATTCCTGGGTGAATCCCATAGAAACCATTAATACCCTTCAGCCGAGCGAGCAGATGGCTgctccctttctcttttatcGGCTCGCCAAGCGATTCCGCAGCGCTTTTGTAACCCGGGCCGGGCTCCAGCCAGACAaagcccccccccacccacccaccctccTGGGGTCCTGAGGGGCGGCTCCGCCTCAGATCCGCGCCGGCTCCTTTGTGTggggccgcagccccccggcctccccccagccaccccacaCGGCCCGCACCCACCTGCCTGAAGGACTGCAGGGTGTTCTCCGCCTCCTCCcgctgcagcatctcctcctgcaACCTGCAAGCGGCGAGACAGCGGTGAGGGGGCCGCCCGGCACGGCacgccctgccctgccctccccacgCGCCCACCCAACGCACCCCTCCGGCCCCAAAACCCGACTCACTTCTCCCTCAGCCTCGTGATGTCGTCGGCCAGGTTGTCCCGCTCCACCTCCACCCGCGCCTTGTCGTTGGTGAGCTGGTCCACCTGCCGGCGCAGCTCCCGCATCTCCTCCTCGTACAGGTCGCCCAGGCGGGACGTGCCCTTGCCCTTGAGCTGCTCCAGCTCGGCCAGCAGGATCTTGttctgctgctccaggaagCGCACCTTGTCGATGTAGTTGGCGAAGCGGTCGttgagctcctgcagctccactTTCTCGTTGGTGCGGTTCGCCTTGAACTCCGAGTTGATGGCGTCGGCCAGCGTGAAGTCCACGGCGTCGTGGAGCCGCATGGGGGGCATGCTGCTCCGCAGCCGCACCGAGGTGGCCTTGGTGGCGTAGATGCCGCCGGGCGAGGCGGAGACGAAGCGGGCGGCGCTGGGGCGCAGCGAGCTGCCCAGCGAGtagcggctgctgctgctcgccaCGTAGCGGCTCGACGTGCTGGGCCGGCTGCCCCCGCCGAACATGCGGCGGTACGAGGAGTTCTTGCTGCTGATGCTCATGGTGGCGGcggagaaggagaaggagacgAAGCGGGCTTTGTAATCCGGCGGGGAGCTGAGGCGCGGCgaggctctgaggagaagggCGGCGGCCCCCGGCCGGGCCCCATCTTTTGAGGCGGCGCCGGGCCCGCCCCGAGCCGCCCGCCGCCAATGGCCGCGCCCGGCCCGCGGGGAGGGGACGGCCCGGCTCGGGGGGGGGAGACGGGGCGGGGGGCTCCTGGCGGCACAaagcggggcggggggcggctcCCGGGGGCCCGGGGCTGCCGACgggggggacggggctgccccgggcccCCACGCCCCCTCTGGAGCCCGCAGTGATTTGGAGGGCGGGGAGAGAAAGCCCGGAGCCCGCGCTGGGGCGGTACACGTAGCGCTGAGTCTTTCTGAGAAaccgttttttttttatatatatatatattttttggttttCCCTCTTTCTTAGCTTCCTGAAAGACAGGGAGGTTAAGGCAGAGTGATGCTAACTCCGCACAGAGGGCTGCCAGGCGtccagcacaggcagaaaaatgaaatgtttctgccTTCCTTTGTCACCAGCAGCCCCCTCAGCGCACGCACTTCGTGGTGTCCTCCCTTCACAGCATTTCATGGTGTCCTCCTCCCTTCACAGCACTTCATCGTGTCCTCCATCCACTCGGGTCTGGCCCTCGGGTAACCAcggccccaggccagagctggtTTTTAGTGTGGATGCCAGCACCGTACAGAGATAGCCGCGAGTGGGATCTCGCTGTGCTTTTGGACACAATCCCTGTGACAACTAGGATAGCAGCAGGCTTGGTTTTAGCCAAGGCTTTTTAATaggcttttgcttttaatttcagtagGCAACACATCAGAGTCCTCAGAAGGCACCTCTCTGGATGATAACTATTCGCTAGACACAATCCCCAAATAGCCTCAAAGTCCAGGCAAAAATCCTGGTGCTACCAAAGTGGGGCTGCCCAGCGGTAGAGAGTGATGTTGGTAGTACAGGGCATAGCATGTGGCAGGGAAAAACTAGACCAAGTAGCAGTAAGAACACTCCCCGAGATCATTTTCAGCATGAATGCAGAAGTAATTTAAGGGAGATGATGGAAGCCCCTATCGTTTAGAGAGTATAAAACTTGACTGGCCAAAGCATGAGGCGTGTTCCCTAGGGAGCAATCCTGCAGTGACACATCTCATAAGTGACACATTTTCCCTCTTTGCTATAGGAAGTGACTGATACAGCGTAGAGATGCTATCTGTAATGTATTCCTTCAGCACTTGTGGGATGCAAAACTACCActgatttttaattctgttcaaCTGCAGAAGCAAGTGTCTGCACTGGAAATTCTGATAAACCTGAACACAAGCAGTGGGCAGACGGTAAGGTCATTTTCATACCCCAATTCACAGTGAAGATATTCTGCTTCAGGTATTGTACCTTACAGGAAGAATTGAAGCCCATATATTTTATAAAggttgtggtgtttgtttgtttgttttgtgtgtgtgagtgctTTAGTTTGATGGCAACAAGAAGTAAGGGTTTGTGTCTAAATGTCGGTAATTTCCTTCGTTGTGCATGGAAGCTTAGTAGTGACAATGAAGCTGACAAGGTTGAGCTACTGAAGTGCTTGCAGCGTGAGTCCCAGCCTAGAGCCTGCTTCATTCACGCCCTGAATAGGAGGCAGGGGCCACTCGGCCTTCCTGAGGCTGGTTGGCTCTTCGGTCCTCTGACAGTGCTTTGTTCAAGCCATCAAGTTTGAGCTATAAGGCTCTGTGAGTCCTGGCACAAAAGTACACGCTCCTTGTATGAGCAGGCAAAAAGTAAAGCGGCACATAGCATACAGCCTCACGGAGTAAAGATGCTTTACTCAGCAGCGCCAATAGTTGTAAcagattgttgttttttttagaggTGCGCCATGCTCAATCTGTTTCTCCTAATAGACCACAATTTGTTTCTACTCCACAAAACCTTTTATGGCACACACACGCAACTGTCATCCTtcattcagaaaatgctttgcCCCTAAAATTCAGGGAGGTGTTTGTTCTGGTAAATAAATATGACCTCCTCCCCCCTTGTTTCAAATGTAATCTCCATATGTTTATGCCAATGTTACCATATGTACTCTTGGCTACCTGCCTCATTGCTGTTTCTCACTGTGaaattttcctaaaaatgttaGGATATTGTCAGTTGTCAGACTTACAATAAACTCTAAAGTGCCTTTTGCTGGTTGGCATTTAACACAGGTGCAGAAATGGAGGAAGCTCCAAGTTTCTTGTAAGGCTGTGATAAACATAGCTTGTATTTGCATCCCAAACCCAAAGGGGAACAAGAACTGGGCTcttgaaatgcagaaagatATCCAGAGTACTTGACAGCAAAGGTATCTCAGCATAGCTGTAAAAATCATGGGGAGTGTACTTGTTTGAACTGCAATAAAACCACAGTAATCAGcctaattttaaagaaagtgcCGTGGGACTCTCAGAGACCCTGGCCAGTCAGGATCTTGACCACTTCTTACATGAAGGATACACAGCAAACAGCATCACTAAATACCACGTCGGGGATTATTCATAAACTAGTCTATTaatgaaatttgtgtttttcttgtg comes from Aythya fuligula isolate bAytFul2 chromosome 2, bAytFul2.pri, whole genome shotgun sequence and encodes:
- the VIM gene encoding vimentin, which codes for MSISSKNSSYRRMFGGGSRPSTSSRYVASSSSRYSLGSSLRPSAARFVSASPGGIYATKATSVRLRSSMPPMRLHDAVDFTLADAINSEFKANRTNEKVELQELNDRFANYIDKVRFLEQQNKILLAELEQLKGKGTSRLGDLYEEEMRELRRQVDQLTNDKARVEVERDNLADDITRLREKLQEEMLQREEAENTLQSFRQDVDNASLARLDLERKVESLQEEIVFLKKLHDEEIRELQAQLQEQHIQIDMDVSKPDLTAALRDVRQQYESVAAKNLQEAEEWYKSKFADLSEAANRNNDALRQAKQEANEYRRQIQSLTCEVDALKGSNESLERQMREMEENFALEAANYQDTIGRLQDEIQNMKEEMARHLREYQDLLNVKMALDIEIATYRKLLEGEESRINMPIPTFASLNLRETNIESQPMVDTHSKRTLLIKTVETRDGQVINETSQHHDDLE